acttGCTCTCTGAAAATCCCCTGAGTGCGTTCAGAAGATTTGAAACACTTGGCTGTCTCAGTCCTAAGgaatgtgccttttttttttttttggttttatctggtcgattttatttatttacttatttactttttcaaaatttgatctatttttttcatttgtttttttttttttgaaagagagagaaaattctgtGACACTTAAATCGTGCAAGGGAATACGCTAAGCGCAGAAAGTGTTTGGCATGGTTACATAGTGACAGGACTTAACCATTTTCATTATACATCATAACCCTTCGTACCCTATGACACTCTACAGTATGCCTGTTGATTTAATTACCTCATTTGTTTTAGCTCAGCAAATCTTAAATGTCATTGTAGTTATAGGGGTGTTGTAGATATGCTCGTCTCTCTTTGTACTGTGCCCACACTGAGATTGATTAAGACCAGCAAGTAGGCTCTGGAGAAACAGGGCTCCTGAATTGCCAGCTCATCTAGTTCTCTCAGTTTACCTTCATGGAATGGACTTGTGTGGCAACAAAAGCTTGTAAAAACATCAGCCAAAACATTAGTGGTGGTTATTATCTGTTACGTCTCTCTCACGCTGACAGCAGAGGCCCCGATTCCCTTCCGCGTCAGATGTGTTTAAAGTGGCCGGCGGTCAGAGCAAATTGAAACGGTGCGGCTCCATTCTCTATTCTGTCTGAACCGTTTCGGTCGGGCTCTCTCTGTGGAGCAGTGGGAGCGCAGCACGGTGCAGCGCTGCCTGATGAAAGGAGGGAGATGAGCGCCGATCCTGCAGCAGTCTCTCAGTGGCATAACCTCTATAGAACCAGATCCCAATCAGAGCCAAAGCTCTTTCATCTGTTTCAACCACTGGCTTAGTATTCGCTATTAAAGTGACTGCCGGCTACGGCATGTGCCCTGAACAGGGAGCTGGTGTCAGATAAACTATCTCAGGGAATTATCATCGCTAAGCCCTGATTATCCTTAGTTCCATCTTTTCACACCATAAAGGCTTAATGTATTTAAATGGTTccttattattcatttattattcattgtTGATATGGATAGTAAGAGTTAGTGGATTGCCTGTGActtattgtgttttaaaaaaacggTTGACTGATCTATGATTCTGTCGTTGTGTGATTTGGTTAAACATTATAAATAACACAGTGGTGCCACGATTTGCATAGCTAAGCCACGAGGGGCAGTATGAGATATGAGGCTGTCCTTTGGTGTGCTGCCAATCAAACCGACAGGAGACGTGTGATTGCTGGCCGAACATCGTTTAAGATATCGCTCAACATCTGTCTCGCTGGGACACTGCTCACATTAtctctctcagaaacagtgtgtttgtgctacAGCACTGTCATCACCTCCTACCCTCAACTCCCAACAGTCCACTCACGTCAGGAGACACCTCACCGTTTCCATAGCGAACGCATTATACATCCACTGCAACGTTCTTTCGACAGAAGGTCTGTTAAAAATTCCGctcggtgaaaaaaaaatggcttccGAATGATAATTAGGGAAACGGCGTGTCCCAAAGCACATTTACACCCAAATCAACACGTTGTGCCGCAGGTCTAAATCTCCCTGGGACTGACTCTTAATTACCTGTTTGATTCCATCTGTAGGCAGACTAATTTGGCCCTGACTTTGACTCATTTGTGGAGGAgtcagatgttttttgttttttttcttcttcttcttcttcctcttttttttttaaagcgaaGAATTCTTTTCCCTCAGGACCCGCAGTGTGAAGTCACGTGTCTGATGGGGATAAGGAGGAGGCAGCTGAGGCATAATACAGACACCTgtttccctctttcactctccacAGATCGgtgccaaacaaacacagcccttcATATGCAACCTATgaataggggggaaaaaagcatagAAAACAAATATAGTAATTAGATTCATTATTTGAACTAACCCATTtgcagcctgttttttttcccccccacatTCAAATGCACCAAAGCAAAATCTCTCCGAATAAGAGACGCATTCTTTTCGATTGAAATGAAGATAattgtcccttttttttcccgggCAGAGAAGCTCGCAATTCGCATGATAACTGCAGAATCGGTCTCCttttagagatttttttcttgctgcTTTTTGAATAGCCATCTGTGAGGctccctgctttttttttttttttctggtgttaTATGAGCTCATAGTTAACCTTCAACTGTCGGTGACTCATGTCACAAACTTTAATTTGCAGCATCTGAATGGATGACAGAGAGTGCTATTCCACGCTTATGGGCCTTtgaatagcttttttttttttttttttttttttttaccctgcaGCACATCAAGACGATGACACATCATGTTTGTATACACACTTCAGAGGATTTTTCTTAAgctgtgttgtgtctttttttttttctcttgtacgGTTTTGGAATAATGGAATGATTTATGTCTCGTGCCTTTAGGGGTTTTTAAATCTTGATTCCTTCGAGAGGAGTGTCATTGTAGACATTTTTCCCCACTGTTTGTCTTCCTCTAAAATGTCACGCTGAAGTATTGACCTAAATGGTGTTtgctcacacacatcacatagtCCTGTCCTCCCTCCAGCTTACAGTGATAGAGTATGAGGAAGAAATATATAGTGGAGGGCAtgaatatgtatacacaccTGAGAtactgctctgtgtttgtgtgtgtgtgtgtgtgtggaaatgtgtgtgtgtgtgtatatatatgtctgtgtgtgtgcacgtgcattgTCTTATTCACAGACAGGGGCCCGTGAAGCCTGAGGTTCTGTCGATTCAGTGGTCAGGAAGGCGATCCAATCGAAGACTTCAAAGGAATAATAGCTTGTCTCCAAACAACCCACTTCTCAACCTCGTCAATTCAGGTGTTTATTCTTAGTCACGGCACTCGTGAAGAAAGGGCATCCGCCCACGTCTGGTCTCTGCATGGGGagggcttgggggggggggggccctggGGAGAAGAACATGGAGGTCCTTTCATGATTTTCTCACTGTTAGAACTTTtgttattggaaaaaaaatccaaccatAATCCGCTAGATTCTATTCACCATTTTGTCAGTCCATTCAGCGTTTCAGTTATCAGCGTCATGTTTCAGGTCAGAgatcagattttaaaaaaaaaaaaaaattcagtgattCAGAAATTTTATGTATTCAATGGTTTATTGATGAAATCCGTTGAACTGCTTGTACCAGACACAGTATGGAAAATGAATTTCTGTGTTATGTACTTCATAATGCTGAATGgcactgtgttgagttttacagtgatgtgacaCTTTTCTACTATCTGGAAGCTCTGTAAAAAGATATAAATAGAAAATTGCACGTTATTGGTTATGTGTCGTTTGACActtgacagagacagattatTCTAAATATTATTCTTTATAAAATGATTCTGCTTTGACCCTTGTATGCTCTACCAGCGTCGAAAGCACTCAGTTTAGTGTGACTCACCAATTATGTCACTTCAAAGGCGGGAGCAGCGCGGTAGTGGGAATGTGGATTAGGCGGAGCGTCAGGCTCCTCAGCTGAATGTTGATATATGTTTTGCCAGGTCTTTATGAAGAGGACAACCAGTGGATTACTCAGATCAACAGACTCCAGAAGCTCATTGACCGCCTTGAAAAGAAGGTGTTTAACTTATTGGTATTGTGTTGTATAGCATATTGACCCTATGTTGATTAAGCCATCAGTCAAAGTAGAAAATCTAGCATCTTGCcacttatttctctctctctctctctctctctctctctctccctgctgttGGTTTTGATATAAGTTGTTATACTAGATAATAGTTTTATTAACTTTATATATCACAGATCAAAGGCAGAACTGGCATAATGAATTTGTAACGGTGAGAAACTTAATACTCTAGGCAGGTTCCTGGCTTGTTGTGactgtggctttttttccctcaggagCTGCGTCTTGAGCCTGTTGAAGAGGAGGTCTTGGAAAGCACCACTAAATCAGTAACTCATTTACAGTTTGCTCTCCATCGTGGTGTTGAGTCATTAccacagagacagcagcagcTTGTTGTCTAGGAAACAGTGTGGCTGAAAAGTTGTAaaagtttttggggtttttttctacgCTGTCTGTTGCCGTGCCGTGGCTCACTCATTTGGGCTCTGTCATCATTATCAGGCCTATTCCTGAGTCTTTGGTGTGATGGTTTCAAATGAAGTCAGTAGAGAGTGCCTCagtgagaaagactgagagagtgagagagagagagagaaagatgattGACCTGCATACCAGATATCAAGAATTATTTGTGTTCTTGTATGTTCTCTATAACTCTTGATTAACAGCAAATAGAACATTGtcataaatatgtaatttatttataGGCAGAAACACTCGTATTAGTGTATTAATAGGTCAAAATACCATAACTGACAATATATTGTTGGTGATATGCTTCAGCTGAGAATAGTGTATTTATAGTATGTTTAtcttcaagtgtgtgtgtgtgtgtgtgtgtctgtgtgtcacctTCTCCATCTGTCACAGTGATGACTCTAATGCTACTGATGTTTGAAAAGAATTGGAAGCACACAAAGTGTCAGGAGAACCAGTTAAAATATACGAACTGATTTaagataaaaagaaaggaaaacagcatGAAAACATAACTGTGATCACAACACAGTCCAGTGAGTGTTTAGCTGCAGGAGTGGAGTGTGTTTACCTCATGCACACCCAAAGAGAGGTTATGGGAGTTGGCACTAATGCAGCTCCTGTTGAGAGGTCAGCGTTTACCTCGGGGAGAGAACTCTCAGTTTCCATTTTCCTCATCTTCCATCTCAAAGTCAACAAACCCAACAAACCCCTTCGTCACTCACCTCATTATTTAAGCACTGTTTATGGATCTACCTCACACCTGAGCCCTGAGGTAGTTTGTTGAGGTTGATTTTGTGCCTCACTTTTCATTGATTCGCACAGATGGGATTTACGGATGCGCTGAATGAATAACTATGTTGGATGCGCTGAAAGAATAGCGATGTTATTAAAGTCTTAGAACATATTACCCCTggcctccccccgccccccccctttGTTATCTCTAGACCCTGCGTATTTTACGCCGTGTCCATTCCATTTGGACTTTGCTATAACCCCTAGATCCTATTCTTGAATCCCTTcttcagtgtgtgagagggcaTTAGTTTAGTGTCAGTTCTTgtcctgtttttatttgaaagtcAGCGCCCTTTCTCACATACGCCTAACCCCAGTCATATCCCTTTACCCCAATCCCTGTCCATAGATTTGATTTATTCTGTCCCCTCTCACAGTTCCTGTCAGTAGATGTCATGTCTGCCTGCTGCCTCTggtgtctctctcgctccataTCCCAGTCCGTATAGTCTCTTCTCTGATTGTTCCTGTACTCACCTGGGGCTTTGCTTTGTCTCCGTCtgcgtggttttttttttttaccttctagCACATTCTGATTGTCCAGAGGCAGCTTTCCGTGCTCGAAGAAGAGCAGGAGGAGTTCCGCCTGGCTCTGAGGCAATACATCGACTGCGCTAGCGCCCAGATCGGCTGCCTGCAGTGAGTTCTAACCGCCGGGATGCATGCATATCTGTGTGCACGGGTGAAAACGTCTCTGTAGATTTCACATGTTTATCACGCCGCTGTCAACAGTGTGAATTGCCATCCAGTTCGGATGACCTCAGCAGAGCGTTAAAATGTCAGACATTACCATAGATTAGTTAGGGATTctgagtgtttgtatgagttCACGCGTCTAGCACCGGAGAGGACACTTGTCGGTGACGgcatattgtaaaaaaaaaaacgatactCTAGTTTTTACATGGCCGGAGTCCAAGGTTGACTTTTAAAACTGAGATGTGATGAAAGAGACAAGCAACACAGTCAggcaagcattttttttttatctgggaCCCGTGGGCACTGAAGGAAGATGCATTCACTTGCCACTAGTTTCTATATAATCTTGTATCTAATTGACCAGCGCTTAGACAGTGAGAACATATGATGCCTCTGGAGGTTATGCCATTGCTGTTACAACCTATTGTTATAGCCACCTCAGCCAAAGTGACTCATCGTCTTAACAATAATGGAAATTAGCCCCGCAGTACCGAGTGCCATtaaggttttgtttgttgattgcTTCCAAATTTGGTCTCCCTGTTTTCGTTGTTGTTGCTTCAGCATTTTGATGAAGTTGCACAGTTGTTTCTGCGAGATTgattttttataaataatttaaaaacaaatgtggtTGTCAATAATCACTGACATGTTGTGCTTTGCCTCTGACAGCGTTGCAGTTCAACGGATTTCAAATGAGTCTCGCTTCATTCTCTACGAGTTTTGGGAGCATAGCAATGTGTGGAAGAAGTAAGTCTCATTAACAGTAACGAATCTGCATAATTTTCATGCTTTATGTACTTGTGAAAAACTAAACCATTGCAAAGAAATAAAAGGTGAGTCAGTTCCATGAACTACTTTTGTTCTCTGCACACAGTCATCTGCAAACCAACTACAGCAAAACCTTTCAGAGGGGTAATGTTGACTTCTTGGAAACTCCAGAGATCATGACAACAATGCTAGTGCCAGGTATCCTGTTACGGTTCTCAGTAGTACCAGACAAAGCCCTGTCTCTTTGGTTCTCTGTGAGAGCAAATACTCTGGGTGTGGATGTTTGAAATGGTATTCATCAGTCAAATGGATAACATACTGACATTAATGAGTCTCACTGTAATTCACTGATTGATGTTCTCGTCCACAGCGTCTTGGTGGGTTCTTAACAACAACTAGAACCGGCTGATTCCAGAAAGCTGACGCCACTCGGGACCAGTGAGAGCCCTAATGTGAcatctcttttttcttaatCCCTGGGAAGTGCATACTCGTGTTAACGTTTGCCGTGAATGTCATGGTGAATATCGGTGGAcctcgttgtttttttttgttttgttttttttctttccatagTTAGCTCAGTATAAATAGCGTCCACTCCTAGATGTTACCTTTGAAAGCAATGACATCATCGTTTAGATGATAGcaaattatgacatcatcactgtgtTTAATATTCCATCACAGGTGGAACAGCTAGTTGTTTATCTATAACACAAGAGTGCAGTGAGTGTATGGTGTGACATCTGGTACTGTTATAGTTTCCTCTGTGTAAGTGTCAGAAACCAGCATATCACTGAGTAGCAGTACTTAAGAGATGGTCTACCTTGGTATGCACTACCCTAATATATGAGCTCACCCGTATTgtataataaatgtatttattgttCATGTATTTATCATAGTTTGTCTGCTATAAATAAAGATTATAACTCTTTACTGCCAACCGCTTTTGCTTCTATTTCTAACATACTGAGTTACATGTTTCAGCACAGTGttggtcattttaaaatgttacaagGCTTTAATGTGTCTTGTCTGGTTTATTTGGCTCAGTGAGAGCATGTAGACATGGATGACAGTGTGAGGTCATTCAACAGACCACTCATAAAAGCCAAGGATGAGTCATTTGTAAGGGCTCGGAGtctgattttaaatgaatcaataCTGCCCCCTTGTGGAGAATCCTTTTCTGAAGCATGACACGACAGAATAGTTAATGATAATGTGCTGTACCTTTCATTGTTActagacataaaaaaaaaaaagaaatacaaaaagaaaacataaaaagtaAAGTGGTGAGGTTAACAGACGCTGGATTGGACTTTAGCTATCCAAACTGCCTTAATGACAGTCACTCATGATACAGTTAGTATTATTTGCTCCTTACGATTCACCTGCCTCTTAATTTGGTTTATGTCGCTGGCTCTACGCTCGGCTGTTTTTTAGACTAGAAGTAAATTAAATAATAGAATGAAACATACTTGTGTAAATAACAGCAGGAGTGACAGCCTTTTTCAgatctaattaaaaaaatatgagcTTTACTTGTGTATATCTCAAACCTTAATAGAGCCGACAGTAGGTAGATGTGTCCcctaatattatgacctttcaAAGAGAGAGTTAATGGGTATTTTACAGAGTTACGGACTGTGCCAGGCAGATTATGTGAGACAGTAATTACACTGCAGCTTTGGATCAAAAGACAGTAAAAGCATCATAAATTTAAAGTACTGTACTTCTACAAAGTAAACTGTAAGGATACCAGAGTTTATAGGATATATGGCATAAATGTTTGCATTATTGAAAGCtagaaaaaggtttttttttataaacgtTACAATACATGCTTTCATAGATAACTGACATgctttgtttaaaatgatttctgacTTTTCTCAATTTCTTCTTGCAATATAGCACTGCAAAATCACcctttgtttaaaacaacagcaacaaaattaacaacaaaatCAGTATTTTCCGGATTCTGGAATAAAGCACAGAGATTAATTCATGAAATAAATTACAACGATAAAAGAAACTGCAGATGCAAACAAGGatcaaatgacattttgttgttttattgatAAATTAtcgttttttaaaaagaccCAAGCCATATTCCAGCTCAAGCTACTGTTTCATATTATGTGCTATATTATGTACAAAGAGTTTTTTGTAGCATCACATTCGGACAACGATTAGTTACTGGAGTTGTGCCCATATTTTTCTGAACAGAATGCTTAACTACTGCGATGCTAGCTAGCAAGGGTTCAACCGGACTGAGGAAACAGGCAAGTTGTAGAGAGGCATTTACATTCTACATACAAGAAGGAACACTGGACCGAGGCTTTGAACACTTCAAATGTATCCTAACggtaacaaagaaaaagaacactaggtttaaatatatatgaaaaatcaaaaaagtcaaattaaaatcGTGCACACGTGATTTCTCCGTTCATTAGGTGTCTCATAATTCATCGGTGAGGCGAGTAAAATTAAGAGCATGTGCGTGCGatgtcgtttttctttttttttttttaatatctgaaAACTATAAAAACTAAAGGTTATTGCTCACAGTAGCTTAGAGCAGTATGACCTAAATGAATATGAGAATACTGGTCAGTTCCTTGTGAGgatcttttctcccccccccccccccctcaccaccaaCAGACGCGTAAACATAAACGTTGGCACGGAAAGACACCGAGGAAGGTTTCAGAGGTCGATTTCTAaacgttacaaaaaaaaaaaaaagtatgacttTGTGTGCGGGTTGTCGCGACACATAAGAACTCTCAGCTTTTTTACAGCTGTGACTAGCAGCAACATAACAGAATAATTGCATAAAATTGTAGTGCAATGGGCAAATTGTTTGTAAAAGATCATGTCTTTTGGTCAAGTCAGTAACAAAATGCAGTACTTTAAATGTAGACAGTGACTTTTCGCTGGGAACAGCACTGTTTTCATGACAACCAAAATCCAGCAGCCATTCTAAGCAGCTCCAATCAATTCATTTGATCAAGACTTAATCGttctattacaacacacactggcTCCGATTCAAATCACTGTCTATGATGATCAGAccatttaatattttaacatcGCAAAAATACATCAGACCAATCAATCAATGGAAAAGTCAATAGGACATCACTGAATGGCTCAGAAGACTTGGGCTGAGTTCTGGTTCTGGCATGGAGTGACCATCCAACAGTAAACCTGTCCAGATCAGGATTAAATGAAATACTAAAAGGGCGCTTAATGAGAAAGGCTATCAATCTATGCGAAGGTGTTCTCTGGATAACTGACTTTAATGGCCCCCCAGTAGCATGCCCGCACGAGACAGATAAGACCCAAGAGATACGCAAAGGCCCAGGACACGTAGGTAGCGTGGTAACGACTGGCAAAGTCCTGAGTGCCCACCTGAAGGATAACAAACAGATATACAGATAATAACTGTAAACAGAACTCatttcaatttgttttttaaggttTCTTCAGTGTGGCAAGCGAAGTAAGAGCATTAGACGGCCATATCCCATTTCTTTAGATTCTCGTGCAAAAAGGCTGAATAAACTCAAACTGTGAGAACGAGAAATGATTAGCTGTACATTGGATACTCACTGTTAATCCGATGCCAATAAAAATGCAGATCATCCCCACAGTGATGTAGGCACAGCAGCGCCTCCTGGGAAGGGCACTGCCGACAGAGGATCTGAGGACAGAGATGGCAAAC
This sequence is a window from Chanos chanos chromosome 12, fChaCha1.1, whole genome shotgun sequence. Protein-coding genes within it:
- the necab1 gene encoding N-terminal EF-hand calcium-binding protein 1, producing MDCSEEVQSLTDEASTPMELKKGMSIFLDILRRADKNDDGKLSFEEFKAYFSDGVLSGDELKELFHTIDTHKTDNVDTDELCEYFSQHLGEYENVLAALEDLNISILKAMDKTKKEYQEATHLEQFVTRFLLKETTSQLQSLQSSLECAMETTAEQTRQERQGPVKPEVLSIQWSGRRSNRRLQRNNSLSPNNPLLNLVNSGLYEEDNQWITQINRLQKLIDRLEKKELRLEPVEEEVLESTTKSHILIVQRQLSVLEEEQEEFRLALRQYIDCASAQIGCLHVAVQRISNESRFILYEFWEHSNVWKNHLQTNYSKTFQRGNVDFLETPEIMTTMLVPASWWVLNNN